Proteins encoded in a region of the Panicum hallii strain FIL2 chromosome 3, PHallii_v3.1, whole genome shotgun sequence genome:
- the LOC112884068 gene encoding protein NRT1/ PTR FAMILY 5.1, translating into MLYHLLLRRARPISTPCSARRRNVSTNAMEAEEGATKQQDAYTKDGSVDLRGRPAVAARTGRWKACAFLVGYESFERMAFYGVASNLVVYLTTQLREATVPSVRNVNNWTGAVWMTPIAGAYIADTFLGRFWTFTVSSLIYLAGMLLITLAVSLKSLHPQCTPDGGCAPATRQQVAFFYGALYTMAIGAGGTKPNISTFGADQFDDFDAREREVKASFFNWWMFSSFTGGLVAVLVLVFVQENVGWGVGYTIPTAGLALSLLLFYVGTPFYRHKPVRRDSAAGPAMLVGRVFRGAFANRRRQLPCDAGELQEHETAWYAAAGKRRLHRTPALRFLDRAALRSLTEEDEEGTGRRPCTVTEVEEVKLMVGMMVVWLTTLVPCTVWAQVNTLFVKQGTTLDRSAGGMRIPAASLGSFITVSMLFSIPVYDRVLVPLVRRRTGDPRGITLLQRLGIGCVLQVLVVACAYLVEVRRMRVIRERSVRGAGETVPMSIFWMLPQYVLMGVGDVFNSVGILEFFYDQSPDGMRSLGTTFFTSGLGVGNFLNSLLVTLVDRATRGNPGRGGKSWIGDNLNDSHLDYYYVFLLLLSVLNTALFAWVAMRYKYKREFLDVERVGTPELEMAGGQGKLDNVKVTDAPLRVKDAQAAVL; encoded by the exons ATGCTATATCACCTTCTGCTCCGGCGGGCCAGGCCCATCTCGACACCTTGCAGCGCGCGTCGACGGAACGTGTCGACCAACGCCATGGAAGCAGAGGAAGGTGCCACAAAGCAGCAAGACGCGTACACCAAGGACGGCTCCGTCGACCTCCGCGGCCGTCCTGCGGTCGCCGCGCGGACCGGCCGCTGGAAGGCCTGCGCCTTCCTAGTAG GGTACGAGTCGTTCGAGCGAATGGCGTTCTACGGGGTGGCGTCGAACCTGGTGGTGTACCTGACGACGCAGCTCCGGGAGGCGACGGTCCCGTCGGTGCGCAACGTCAACAACTGGACAGGCGCCGTCTGGATGACGCCCATCGCCGGAGCCTACATCGCCGACACCTTCCTCGGCCGCTTCTGGACCTTCACCGTCTCGTCCCTTATCTACCTCGCG GGCATGCTTCTGATTACCTTGGCCGTCTCACTCAAGTCCCTCCACCCGCAATGCACCCCGGACGGCGGCTGCGCGCCGGCGACGCGGCAGCAGGTGGCCTTCTTCTACGGCGCGCTCTACACCATGGCCATCGGCGCGGGCGGTACCAAGCCCAACATCTCGACGTTCGGCGCCGACCAGTTCGACGACTTCGACGCGCGTGAGCGCGAGGTCAAGGCCTCCTTCTTCAACTGGTGGATGTTCAGCTCCTTCACCGGAGGCCTCGTCGCCGTGCTGGTCCTCGTCTTCGTGCAGGAGAACGTCGGGTGGGGCGTCGGGTACACCATCCCCACCGCCGGCCTCGCTCTGTCGCTCCTCCTCTTCTACGTCGGCACGCCGTTCTACCGGCACAAGCCCGTCCGGCGTGActcggccgccggcccggcgaTGCTGGTCGGCAGGGTGTTCCGCGGCGCGTTCGCGAACCGGAGGCGGCAGCTGCCGTGCGACGCCGGCGAGCTGCAGGAGCACGAGACCGCGTGGTACGCCGCGGCGGGGAAGCGGCGGCTGCACCGCACGCCGGCCCTCCGGTTCCTCGACAGGGCGGCGCTGAGGTCGTTgacggaggaggacgaggagggcaCGGGCCGGCGGCCGTGCACGGTGACCGAGGTGGAGGAGGTGAAGCTGATGGTGGGCATGATGGTGGTGTGGCTGACGACGCTGGTGCCGTGCACCGTGTGGGCGCAGGTGAACACCCTGTTCGTGAAGCAGGGCACCACGCTGGACCGCTCCGCCGGCGGCATGCGCATCCCGGCGGCGTCCCTGGGCAGCTTCATCACCGTCTCGATGCTTTTTTCCATCCCGGTGTACGATCGCGTGCTCGTGCCGCTGGTTCGGCGGCGCACGGGCGACCCGCGCGGGATCACCCTGCTCCAGCGCCTGGGCATCGGGTGCGTGCTCCAGGTGCTCGTCGTGGCGTGCGCCTACCTCGTGGAGGTCCGGCGCATGCGCGTGATTCGGGAGCGCTCTGTCCGCGGCGCCGGCGAAACGGTGCCGATGAGCATCTTCTGGATGCTGCCGCAGTACGTGCTGATGGGCGTGGGCGACGTGTTCAACTCCGTTGGCATCCTCGAGTTCTTCTACGACCAGTCGCCGGACGGAATGCGGAGCCTGGGCACCACCTTCTTCACCAGCGGCCTCGGCGTCGGCAACTTCCTCAACAGCCTGCTCGTGACGCTCGTCGACCGGGCGACAAGGGGCAATCCCGGGAGAGGGGGCAAGAGCTGGATCGGCGACAACCTCAACGACTCCCACCTCGACTACTACTACGTGTTCCTGCTGCTCCTCTCGGTGCTCAACACGGCGCTCTTCGCGTGGGTGGCCATGAGGTACAAGTACAAGAGAGAGTTCCTCGACGTGGAGCGGGTGGGGACGCCGGAGttggagatggccggcggccaGGGGAAGCTGGACAACGTCAAGGTAACGGACGCGCCGTTGAGGGTCAAAGACGCGCAAGCTGCAGTATTATGA